From one Sus scrofa isolate TJ Tabasco breed Duroc chromosome 9, Sscrofa11.1, whole genome shotgun sequence genomic stretch:
- the KBTBD3 gene encoding kelch repeat and BTB domain-containing protein 3, which translates to MDNPNDCSQQSSCNGIPSEKKNNFIVSEDHGQKILSILQNFREQNVFYDFKIIMKDEIIPCHRCVLAACSDFFRAMFEVNMKERDGGSVTITNLSSKAVKAFLDYAYTGKTKITDDNVEMFFQLSSFLQVSFLSKACSDFLIKSINLVNCLQLLSISDSYGSARLFDHALYFVQHHFSLLFKSSDFLEMNFGVLQKCLESDELDVPEEETVLKVVLSWTKHNLESRQKHLPYLIKKVRLYQLSEETLQDCLLNEECLLKSTDCFDIIMDAIKCVQGSGGLFPDARPSTTEKYIFVHKTEENGENQHTFCYNIKSDSWKILPQSHLIDLPGSSLSSYGEKIFLTGGCKGPCCRTVRLHIAESYHDATDQTWCYCPVKNDFFLVSAMKTPRTMHTSVMALNRLFVFGGKTRGSQDIKSLLDVESYNPLSKEWVSVSPLPRGIYYPEASACQNVIYVLGSEVEITDAFNPSLDCFFKYNATTDQWSELVAEFGQFFHATLIKAVPVNCTLYICDLSTYKVYSFCPDTCVWKGEGSFECAGFNAGAVGIEDKIYILGGDYAPDEITDEVQVYHSSRSEWEEVSPMPKALTEFYCQAIQFNKYRDPWFSNHF; encoded by the exons ATGGATAATCCAAATGATTGCAGTCAACAAAGCTCATGTAATGGAATTCCATCTGAGAAGAAAAACAACTTCATTGTGTCAGAAGATCATGGACAGAAAATCTTAAGTATATTACAGAATTTTAGAGAACAAAATGTGttttatgatttcaaaataatcatgaaaGATGAAATAATCCCATGTCATCGTTGTGTGTTAGCAGCATGCAGTGACTTTTTCAG GGCTATGTTTGAAGTAAACATGAAAGAAAGAGATGGTGGAAGTGTTACCATTACTAATTTGTCTTCCAAAGCAGTAAAAGCATTTCTTGATTATGCCTATACTGGAAAAACAAAGATAACAGATGATAATGTGGAAATGTTCTTCCAGTTGTCATCATTTCTTCAAGTTTCCTTCCTATCCAAAGCTTGCAGtgactttttaataaaaagcattaaTCTTGTCAATTGTTTACAGTTATTATCTATATCAGATAGCTATGGCTCTGCCCGTTTGTTTGATCATGCTTTATACTTTGTGCAACAtcacttttctttattatttaaatccAGTGATTTCTTAGAGATGAATTTTGGAGTACTGCAAAAATGTCTAGAATCAGATGAATTAGATGTTCCTGAAGAAGAAACTGTACTAAAAGTTGTCCTTAGTTGGACTAAGCATAACTTAGAATCAAGGCAAAAGCATCTGCcttatttgattaaaaaagtAAGATTGTATCAGTTATCTGAGGAGACACTTCAAGACTGTCTACTCAATGAAGAGTGTTTACTCAAAAGCACAGACTGTTTTGACATAATCATGGATGCAATTAAGTGTGTGCAAGGTTCTGGTGGACTTTTCCCTGATGCTCGACCATCcacaactgaaaaatatatatttgttcacAAAACcgaggaaaatggagaaaatcaaCATACGTTTTGCTATAATATTAAAAGTGATTCATGGAAAATACTACCACAATCACACCTGATTGATTTGCCAGGATCTAGTCTCTCTAGTTATGGGGAGAAAATATTCTTAACAGGTGGTTGTAAAGGGCCGTGTTGCAGAACGGTTCGTCTTCATATTGCAGAATCCTATCATGATGCCACTGATCAAACCTGGTGCTATTGTCCAGTCAAAAATGATTTCTTCCTGGTATCAGCTATGAAAACACCAAGAACCATGCATACATCTGTTATGGCTCTCAATAGATTATTTGTCTTTGGTGGAAAGACTAGAGGATCTCAGGACATTAAAAGCCTCTTAGATGTTGAATCTTACAACCCTCTTTCCAAAGAATGGGTGTCTGTTAGCCCGTTACCCAGGGGCATATACTATCCTGAAGCAAGTGCATGCCAAAATGTAATTTATGTTCTTGGATCAGAGGTAGAGATTACAGATGCTTTTAACCCATCACttgattgcttttttaaatacAATGCTACAACTGATCAGTGGTCTGAACTAGTAGCAGAATTTGGGCAGTTTTTTCATGCAACATTAATTAAAGCTGTCCCAGTAAACTGCACACTGTATATATGTGACCTTTCCACCTATAAGGTTTATAGTTTTTGTCCAGATACTTGCGTTTGGAAGGGTGAAGGGTCTTTTGAATGTGCAGGATTTAACGCAGGTGCAGTTGGAATTgaagataaaatttatatattaggTGGTGATTATGCACCAGATGAAATCACAGATGAAGTGCAGGTCTaccacagcagcaggtctgagtgGGAAGAAGTTTCACCAATGCCAAAAGCCTTAACTGAATTTTACTGTCAGGCAATTCAGTTTAATAAATACAGGGACCCATGGTTTTCTAACCATTTCTAA